The nucleotide sequence GAAGTCGGCCGGGGCGCAATGCACTTCCCAGACCTCGCCTTCATCCATGATTTCCTCGGCCCCGTGTTCCAGGCCCACTTCCATGAGCTGGTCCTCGGTGAAGGTCTTGGGGAAGGAGAAGACGCCCTTTTGGGAGAACATCCAGGACACGCAGCCGGATTCGCCCATGGCTCCGCCGCCCTTGGACAGCAGGTGGCGCACTTCGGCCACGGTACGGTTGCGGTTGTCGGTGGCCGCTTCGACCAGGATGGCGACGCCGCCCGGGCCGTAGCCTTCGTAGAGGACTTCTTCCAGGTTTTCGCCGGCAAGCTCGCCAGTGCCTTTCTTGATGGCCTGATCGATCTTGTCCTTGGGCAGGTTGACGGCCTTGGCGGCGGCGATGGCGGATTTGAGGCGCTGGTTGAGCGCCGTGTCGGCCCCGCCAGCCCGGGCGGCCAGCATGAGTTCCTTGGTCACCTTGGTGAAAAACTTGCTCTTCTTGGCGTCCTGCACCGACTTGCGGGCCTGGATGTTATGCCATTTGCTATGTCCGGCCATGGTTCCTCCTGGAAAAAGTCTCGGGGGTTACCCGTGTAGTTTGCTGGGTCATGTCGACGGTCCGGGTGGTCCCGGCCCGCTGCCGCCGCAAGGGGCGAGGGTTGGCCCCTTGGTCGCGCCTATTAAATGAAGCGTCGCGGCTAGTCGTTTGGCGGCAAGGGCGAGGGGGCGGGATCGTCGGGCTGGCCCACGGGGGCAGTGAAGCCCGTGGCCACGAAGAAGATTTCCTTGCTCTCGGCCCGGGAGCTTTTGGGCTTGGCCACCCGCACGGCGGAAAAATACTGGCGCAGCCCCTTCTGGAAGGCCGGCGAATCCGGCCCCTGAAAAATCTTGACCACGAACGCGCCGCCGGGCTTAAGCCGCGTGACAGCCACGGACAGGGCCGCCTCGCACAGCTCCAACGATCTGGCCTGGTCGGTGAACTTGTGGCCGATGGTCTTGGGGGCCATGTCGCTTAGAACGACGTCAAAGGGGCCGAAGCGCTCGAAGGCCTCGGCGATGTCCGGCCCGGGTTCGAGCATGTCGCCGATAAGGTAGGTGACGTTGCCCGGAAAGGCCGTGGCGGCGGGGTTGAGGTCGACGGCGAGCACCCGGCCGGACGGCCCCACCCGCTTGGCGGCGTAGAGGGACCAGGAGCCGGGGCAGGCTCCAAGATCGAGGACGGCCGCGCCGGGGGTAAGCAGGCGCGATTGTTTTTCGATCTCCTCGAGTTTATAGACGGAGCGCGCCGGATAGTTATCCTGCTTGGCCTTGTTGAAATAGTGGTCGCGGTACGTTTTCATGACGGGCAACCCGGATACCGTTTACCGGACAAGCTTTCAAGGAAAAGACGCCGCCATGGCCCACATGGACCGCCCAAACCGCGCCGTGGTCATCGACGAGACCGGCGCACGCCGCACACTGGCCGCCGGGGAAGCCGCCTTTGAGGCCCTGGCAGCGGGCGGGCGGCCGCTTTTTTTGGGCCTGGGACCCGATCCGGGCGTCGCCGTGGCCCTGGCCGGCGGGCAGCCGGCCGACTGGCTCGAATGCCCGGCCTTCGAGGCGGCCATGGGGCCGGATTGGCTTGCGCGCCTGCCGGCCGGCTGGAAACGCCTGACCCCAGGCGATCTGACGCCCGGGCGCGTCCGGGCCGCCCGCGTGATTTTCTATCGTCAAAACAGCCGGCTCTTCCCGTCATTTTGGGGGCCGGTCCTGGCCCGCCTCCAACTGGCTCTGCTCCCCGGGCCGGACCGGGCCGCGCGCAGCCCCGGGGTCATCCTGCCGCGCCCGGCCAAGGGCCTGCTTGAGCCGGAAATCGCCCGGGCGCTGACGGTGCTTGGCCGACCGGCCCTCGACATCGCCCCCGAAGCCTGCCCGGCCGCCCTGGCCGCCCTGCTCTCCCGGCAGACGCCGTCCGCTCTGCTCTCCATAAACGGGGCCGGCCTGGATGACGAGGGAATTTCCGCCGCCCTTTTGGCCGAGGCCGGCGTGCCCCTGGCCATCTGGTTCGTGGACAACCCGTTCCATGTACTGGGCCGGTTTCGCGGCGGCTTCTGGAAGCGGGCGCTGCTGGCCGTCACCGACGACAGCTTTATCGAACCGTTGCGCCGTCTTGGGGCCGCCCGGACCCTGCATCTGCCGCTTGGGGCAAGCGCCCATTTCTTCGCGGCCGCGCCGACGCCGGAGCTGGCCGACGGGGCGGTCTTTGTCGGGCGCAGCGCCTTTGCCGGGCGCGATGCTTTTTTCGCCGGCTGCCGGCTGCCGGACGGGCTGACGGACACGGCCCGGGCCATGGTCGCGGCCGGCGGCCGGCCGGACTACTTCTGGTGGGCGGAAAAACTCGGCTTGGGCGCGCTTTGGCCCGGCAAGGCCGGCCGCGCCGCCGGGCTGGGGGCCGAGACAGCCTCCCTGGCCCTGCGGGCCGGGGCGCTTGCCGCCGTGGCCGAGGCTATGCCGCTGGTCGTTTACGGCGACGAAGGCTGGCGCGAGCTTTTGCCCGAAGGCGTGTCCCTGTTCCCGCCGGTAGATTACTACGGCACGCTGCCGGGCCTCTACGCCGGGGGCGGGGTGACGCTCAACGCCACCAGCCTGCTGCTTCCCCGGGGGCTCACCCAGCGCCATTTCGACGTCTGGGCGGCTGGCGGCTGTCTTGTCACCGACGCGACCCCGGGCCTGGACCTGTTCCCGGCCGCTCTGACCGCGCCCGTAAGCTACGCTGCACCGGGGCAGGCCGGAAAGCTTGCCGCCAACCTGCTGGCCCAGCCCCAACGCCGGGCCGATCTGGCCGCGTCCTGGCGGGAGGCCATCGCCGCCGGCCATCGCTACGAACACCGGCTGGCCGCCCTGTTTGCACGGTTGTCAGACGACTTCTGACAGCCTGACGCCACTACCGGCGTCCGCCTTCACCCGCGTTCTCCTCCCGTGAAGCCATGTCCCCTAAATCGCGAACGCAACACGCCTTCTCCGTCCAGGGGCGGTTCCCGACCCAAGGCGTATCCCGCTTATTTGACCGGCAGCCGCCAGGATGGATCGTAGCGCCCCTGCCGGGGCCGGCGCGAGGTGCCGCCGTGCAGCCCCCGGCGCACGAAATAGAGCAGCCGTTTGCTGAATTTGGCCGCCCAGGCGTCGCAGGCCTTGTCCTGGCGGATGCGCTCGACCAGATTCTCGGCCCCGCCGGGCAGGCGCTCGCGCTTGGCGATGCGCCGCCGCAGGGCGTAGTGCCCCAACTCATCGACCAGGATCATGGTCTTGCGAAAATCCCGAATCGAGCGGTTGACGTAAATGTGGTAGCGGCCGTCGCGAAACAGCAAAAAACCCCAGCTATCAATGTCGTCGACCTCGGTGACCACGAGGTCGACGCGTTTGCCGGCCATTTCCATGAGCCTGGCCAGTAGGCCTGCCATAGGCGCTCCTTTGCCGGCACGGGGCCGACCTTCCATGGATAAGCCTTGCATCCGGGCCGTCAAGACGCGGGCGGCCAGGGGCGATGCTTGTGCCGCCAACGATGGCATGATAACCATTTTCAGGCAATTGCTTGTCCCGTAAACGGCCAGACGTACCCAAGGCCCGACCATGGCGCTCCTCGAATACCGAAACTGCCCCCGCTGCGGCCATTCGACCTGGCAG is from Solidesulfovibrio magneticus RS-1 and encodes:
- a CDS encoding YebC/PmpR family DNA-binding transcriptional regulator, with product MAGHSKWHNIQARKSVQDAKKSKFFTKVTKELMLAARAGGADTALNQRLKSAIAAAKAVNLPKDKIDQAIKKGTGELAGENLEEVLYEGYGPGGVAILVEAATDNRNRTVAEVRHLLSKGGGAMGESGCVSWMFSQKGVFSFPKTFTEDQLMEVGLEHGAEEIMDEGEVWEVHCAPADFEPLRAAFEAAGMVSEDAEVAMVPANMVALDLEAGQKLLKLIDMLEDNEDVQKVHSNADLPDEMFG
- a CDS encoding RlmE family RNA methyltransferase, encoding MKTYRDHYFNKAKQDNYPARSVYKLEEIEKQSRLLTPGAAVLDLGACPGSWSLYAAKRVGPSGRVLAVDLNPAATAFPGNVTYLIGDMLEPGPDIAEAFERFGPFDVVLSDMAPKTIGHKFTDQARSLELCEAALSVAVTRLKPGGAFVVKIFQGPDSPAFQKGLRQYFSAVRVAKPKSSRAESKEIFFVATGFTAPVGQPDDPAPSPLPPND
- a CDS encoding glycosyltransferase family protein → MAHMDRPNRAVVIDETGARRTLAAGEAAFEALAAGGRPLFLGLGPDPGVAVALAGGQPADWLECPAFEAAMGPDWLARLPAGWKRLTPGDLTPGRVRAARVIFYRQNSRLFPSFWGPVLARLQLALLPGPDRAARSPGVILPRPAKGLLEPEIARALTVLGRPALDIAPEACPAALAALLSRQTPSALLSINGAGLDDEGISAALLAEAGVPLAIWFVDNPFHVLGRFRGGFWKRALLAVTDDSFIEPLRRLGAARTLHLPLGASAHFFAAAPTPELADGAVFVGRSAFAGRDAFFAGCRLPDGLTDTARAMVAAGGRPDYFWWAEKLGLGALWPGKAGRAAGLGAETASLALRAGALAAVAEAMPLVVYGDEGWRELLPEGVSLFPPVDYYGTLPGLYAGGGVTLNATSLLLPRGLTQRHFDVWAAGGCLVTDATPGLDLFPAALTAPVSYAAPGQAGKLAANLLAQPQRRADLAASWREAIAAGHRYEHRLAALFARLSDDF